The following proteins come from a genomic window of Candidatus Thiodiazotropha sp. CDECU1:
- a CDS encoding DUF3108 domain-containing protein encodes MIVRIQALFLVMGLMLAGSSVAAKAPVLGEHLEYTLKFRGVITGFVELDIAKMTMVVEQTMGRVDDHPAFVTSLQLTTEPYRKAEMLYPVRLHYRSWLDARKLNPLVAVKSLKTREHKEALLWFDHNQGEAYHYQPGELDSEQTGKPPQSLQQTTQLPDEQWEKLLQTHRIAFGDTEALDYISFLHRLRSMPLKSGEQIDFSTFNGKEINTYRVKVNQERLVRAGWNRPAFKVRLWELDPESGKGTDKAEFWLSDDEERLLLRFYAERTFGAMEGILETGRPLGSEDAGFSEATQSSLERYLGF; translated from the coding sequence ATGATTGTGCGAATTCAAGCCCTATTCCTGGTCATGGGGCTGATGCTCGCTGGATCTTCAGTGGCAGCGAAGGCGCCTGTGCTCGGCGAACACCTGGAATACACGCTGAAATTCAGGGGTGTGATTACCGGCTTCGTAGAGCTGGATATCGCTAAAATGACCATGGTTGTGGAGCAGACAATGGGGCGTGTTGATGATCATCCAGCCTTTGTCACAAGCCTGCAGCTTACCACTGAGCCCTATCGTAAGGCGGAGATGCTCTATCCCGTGAGGTTGCACTATCGCAGTTGGCTGGATGCGCGCAAACTGAATCCCCTGGTGGCAGTTAAATCCCTTAAAACTAGGGAGCACAAAGAGGCGCTGCTGTGGTTCGATCATAACCAAGGAGAGGCCTATCATTACCAGCCTGGCGAGCTGGACAGCGAACAGACTGGCAAGCCTCCGCAAAGTCTGCAGCAGACCACTCAGCTACCCGATGAGCAATGGGAGAAACTGTTACAGACCCATCGTATCGCCTTTGGTGACACAGAGGCATTGGACTATATCAGTTTTCTCCACCGACTCCGCAGCATGCCGCTGAAGAGCGGTGAACAGATCGATTTCTCCACCTTCAATGGGAAGGAGATCAATACCTATCGGGTCAAGGTGAATCAGGAACGGTTGGTACGCGCCGGGTGGAATCGCCCTGCGTTTAAAGTCAGATTGTGGGAGCTTGATCCCGAGAGTGGCAAAGGGACTGACAAGGCTGAGTTCTGGTTGAGTGATGACGAGGAACGCCTGTTACTGCGCTTCTACGCGGAACGCACCTTTGGCGCCATGGAGGGGATTCTTGAGACGGGTCGGCCCCTTGGCAGTGAAGACGCCGGTTTTTCAGAAGCGACTCAGTCCTCCCTTGAACGCTATCTTGGCTTTTAG
- a CDS encoding ankyrin repeat domain-containing protein, whose product MPNRFNLISLICLYTLIGCSQPSEPTITLARAVQVGDIDQLERNIHWNGDINKPGPDGFAPLHVAATKGSLVITKILVKNGADLELVDPQGHSPLLKALIARNTIIAEYLFKQGAKLDPDTALHETARLGSADRDVIGFLIRQGAALDNTDAEGNTPLHSAILNDQRVVAKYLINRGASLDIRNRAGQTPLAIALERENSAIERILRQFGASDER is encoded by the coding sequence ATGCCCAACAGATTCAACCTTATCAGTCTCATCTGTCTCTACACGCTCATCGGCTGTAGTCAGCCCAGTGAACCGACGATCACGCTGGCACGCGCAGTCCAAGTCGGCGATATCGATCAACTTGAACGCAATATCCATTGGAACGGCGACATCAACAAACCAGGACCGGATGGATTCGCGCCGCTGCATGTGGCGGCGACAAAGGGCAGCCTTGTGATTACCAAGATCCTGGTCAAGAACGGCGCTGATCTGGAACTTGTCGATCCACAAGGCCACTCGCCTCTGCTCAAGGCCCTGATTGCACGCAACACTATCATTGCGGAATATCTTTTCAAGCAAGGGGCAAAACTCGACCCAGACACTGCCCTGCATGAGACCGCGAGACTGGGCAGTGCCGATCGGGATGTGATTGGATTCCTGATACGCCAGGGTGCGGCACTTGATAATACCGATGCGGAAGGTAATACTCCCCTGCATTCGGCAATTCTCAATGATCAGCGGGTGGTGGCCAAATACCTCATCAATCGCGGGGCGAGTCTGGATATCCGTAATCGAGCGGGGCAGACACCATTGGCGATTGCCCTTGAACGGGAAAATAGTGCTATCGAAAGAATTTTACGCCAGTTCGGTGCCAGTGATGAGCGCTGA
- the nadA gene encoding quinolinate synthase NadA: MKPESLKLPKIVVPEHPQWPSLSDQEKQAIKARIRRKLEQQNAVLVAHYYTDAELQALAEESGGCVADSLEMARFGAAQSAQTLVVCGVRFMGETSKILNPEKRVIMPDLGATCSLDEGCPADQFTAFCDAHPDHTVVVYANTSAEVKARSDWVVTSGIALPIVQHLAEQGKKILWGPDRHLGSYVQRLTGVEMLMWPGSCVVHEEFKAVALERIRRLHPDAAVLVHPESPENVIQQADVIGSTTALIKAVSEMENREFIVATDGGIFYKMQQMAPDKVLIEAPTAGEGATCVSCAHCPWMGMNSLQNLEQVLDSGENEIHIDEAVRARAVIPIQRMLDFAAQQGVGMKDKGNA, encoded by the coding sequence ATGAAACCCGAATCACTCAAGCTTCCCAAGATCGTCGTTCCTGAGCACCCCCAATGGCCCTCACTCAGCGATCAGGAAAAGCAGGCCATCAAGGCCAGGATCAGGCGCAAGCTGGAACAGCAAAATGCGGTGCTCGTGGCCCACTATTACACCGATGCGGAATTGCAGGCCCTGGCGGAAGAGAGTGGCGGTTGCGTGGCTGATTCTCTGGAGATGGCGCGTTTCGGTGCCGCTCAATCCGCACAAACCCTGGTTGTCTGCGGCGTGAGATTCATGGGCGAAACTTCAAAAATCCTGAATCCTGAAAAGCGGGTCATCATGCCGGATCTTGGGGCCACCTGCTCCCTGGACGAGGGTTGCCCGGCCGATCAATTCACTGCCTTCTGCGATGCCCATCCCGACCATACCGTGGTGGTCTATGCCAATACCAGTGCTGAAGTGAAGGCCCGTTCTGACTGGGTGGTCACCTCTGGCATCGCCTTACCCATCGTTCAACACCTGGCCGAACAGGGCAAGAAGATACTCTGGGGACCGGACCGCCATCTGGGCAGCTACGTGCAGCGGCTGACGGGAGTGGAGATGCTGATGTGGCCAGGTTCATGCGTGGTGCATGAAGAGTTCAAGGCGGTGGCCTTGGAGCGAATCCGCCGCCTGCACCCGGATGCAGCGGTATTGGTGCATCCGGAATCACCCGAAAACGTCATTCAGCAGGCCGATGTCATCGGTTCCACCACCGCCTTGATCAAGGCCGTTTCGGAGATGGAGAACAGGGAGTTTATCGTCGCCACCGACGGCGGTATATTCTATAAAATGCAGCAGATGGCACCGGATAAGGTGCTCATCGAGGCCCCCACCGCCGGCGAGGGGGCAACTTGCGTCAGTTGTGCCCACTGTCCGTGGATGGGCATGAACTCCCTGCAGAACCTGGAGCAGGTCCTCGACTCAGGTGAGAATGAGATCCATATCGATGAGGCGGTCAGGGCGCGGGCGGTGATTCCGATCCAGCGCATGCTCGACTTCGCCGCTCAACAGGGCGTTGGAATGAAGGATAAAGGCAACGCTTGA
- a CDS encoding HDOD domain-containing protein has translation MHQSNQAKYRVQKLQYLPPLSATATRLLAMLGDDSFSLEDLALVINQDPGLTARILGLANSAYFAQQNPILSIEDAIIRVLGLNLVKSLSFSIAVTGAFESSGCRSFDLQEYWNHSLSIAMLSRQISLAVSSERKPDAEAAYLAGLLFDIGVLILVHEFPEEYARVLLQSKQQPDRSRLELETEIIGIDHRQAGMWLGHRWHLPEVVVNIIAQSVDGKDDADSLCETLLVGGVAEWVKTPLPTELKLTQPLPGMEQNCGLSEEQLETIKAGFIHKEEEIRVLAKLLAK, from the coding sequence ATGCACCAATCCAATCAGGCAAAGTACAGGGTACAGAAGCTGCAGTATTTGCCGCCGCTATCAGCGACGGCCACCCGTCTGCTCGCCATGTTGGGCGATGACAGTTTTTCATTGGAAGATCTGGCCCTTGTCATAAATCAGGATCCGGGACTCACGGCAAGGATTCTTGGACTGGCAAATTCAGCCTATTTTGCGCAGCAGAATCCTATTCTCAGCATCGAAGATGCGATTATTCGTGTCCTGGGACTGAATTTGGTGAAGAGCCTGTCGTTCAGTATTGCGGTTACTGGTGCGTTCGAGTCAAGCGGATGTCGTAGCTTCGATTTGCAAGAGTATTGGAATCATTCGCTCTCTATTGCCATGCTGTCACGGCAGATCAGCCTTGCCGTCAGCAGCGAAAGAAAACCGGACGCGGAAGCTGCTTACCTGGCAGGGCTGCTGTTCGATATTGGTGTGCTGATCTTGGTGCATGAGTTTCCCGAGGAATATGCCAGGGTGCTGTTGCAGTCGAAACAGCAACCTGACAGGAGCCGGCTGGAGCTTGAAACAGAGATCATCGGGATAGACCATCGTCAGGCAGGGATGTGGCTTGGCCATCGTTGGCATCTGCCTGAAGTAGTAGTGAATATCATTGCTCAGTCAGTAGATGGGAAGGATGATGCGGACTCTCTTTGTGAAACCCTGTTGGTGGGCGGTGTTGCGGAGTGGGTGAAAACACCACTGCCAACCGAACTGAAGCTGACACAACCACTACCTGGTATGGAACAGAATTGTGGTCTGTCTGAAGAGCAGTTGGAAACTATCAAGGCCGGTTTTATCCACAAGGAAGAGGAGATTCGTGTGCTTGCCAAGCTGTTGGCCAAATAA
- a CDS encoding diguanylate cyclase has translation MDLSFNQTSMDLRERFFSLLDSLSALRALSQINLDGISEEELIEKALDELVRYQNVENCSVFSIQGDRLICVAGTNLDESHAYVSGSERRMQIRETMQFKSGEGIAGMAFSSGQLQYCRDCSQSDDFLINTLSGGDLPGSLISAPIMMGKHVLGVLNASHPLPEYFEPWQQHTLSLFCSCLGQIMYNHRLLNDLESEVEQRTRELNDALNEAEAHRKRYEQLLTIDELTGLHNRRYFFTEAEALLSRAVRHDQSCSLLLIDMDYFKRINDQWGHQAGDDVLIAIAKVLKEEARGGDILARVGGEEFAVMLAETGIGGAELLAQRIQERLAQLDTGRDLVGLNLTACIGMTALSPEYDHDLSVSQLLDQLYSKADRAMYDCKREGHNSRKRFL, from the coding sequence ATGGATCTCTCTTTCAATCAGACATCCATGGATTTGCGAGAGCGCTTCTTTAGCCTGCTCGATTCGCTCTCTGCCTTACGTGCACTATCACAAATAAATCTTGATGGTATTAGCGAAGAGGAGTTGATCGAGAAAGCGCTGGATGAGCTGGTACGTTATCAGAACGTTGAGAACTGTTCGGTATTCAGCATTCAAGGGGATAGGTTGATTTGTGTGGCAGGGACCAACCTGGATGAATCCCATGCCTATGTCAGCGGTTCGGAACGGAGGATGCAAATAAGGGAGACCATGCAGTTCAAATCCGGGGAGGGCATTGCGGGGATGGCCTTTAGTTCCGGTCAGCTACAGTATTGTCGAGACTGTTCCCAGAGTGACGACTTTTTAATCAACACCCTATCGGGGGGGGATCTACCCGGTTCCCTGATCAGTGCCCCGATCATGATGGGAAAGCACGTTTTGGGTGTGTTGAACGCATCTCATCCCTTGCCGGAGTATTTCGAACCCTGGCAACAGCATACCTTGAGTCTCTTCTGCAGCTGTCTTGGACAGATCATGTATAACCACAGATTGCTGAATGACCTGGAGTCCGAGGTAGAGCAACGTACCCGTGAGCTGAATGATGCCCTAAACGAAGCGGAAGCCCATCGCAAACGTTATGAGCAGCTGTTGACTATTGATGAATTGACCGGACTGCATAACCGGCGCTACTTTTTCACTGAGGCCGAGGCACTGCTATCCAGAGCTGTGCGCCACGACCAGAGCTGCAGCTTACTCCTGATCGATATGGACTATTTCAAACGCATCAACGATCAGTGGGGGCATCAGGCTGGCGATGATGTTCTGATTGCGATAGCAAAAGTGCTCAAGGAAGAGGCCCGTGGCGGTGATATTCTCGCCAGGGTGGGGGGGGAAGAGTTCGCAGTTATGCTTGCCGAAACCGGGATCGGTGGTGCGGAATTGTTGGCGCAACGTATACAGGAGCGCCTGGCCCAGCTCGATACGGGACGCGACCTGGTGGGTTTGAATTTAACTGCCTGTATCGGTATGACCGCATTGTCTCCTGAATACGATCATGATCTGTCCGTCAGCCAATTGCTGGATCAACTCTACTCAAAGGCGGATCGCGCCATGTACGACTGTAAACGCGAAGGTCATAACAGTCGCAAGCGTTTTCTCTAG
- a CDS encoding NUDIX hydrolase — protein sequence MPNSDMPQTRQHCYAYPHPAVTTDVVLFTIRQRTLSVLLIQRGTPPCQGMWALPGGFLEIDEDLETCAKRELYEETGIEGVYLEQLYTFGDPQRDPRERVISVTYFALSQSDNLSPKAASDAALADWFSMNELPQLAFDHAKIIQLARTRLLSKLGYSTIAFQMLPEYFTLSQLQSVYEILLDENLDKRNFRKGILARNIIKETGEYSRLGNHRPAKTYQVVNPSQVEIIK from the coding sequence ATGCCCAATAGCGATATGCCACAAACCCGACAACACTGTTATGCCTACCCACACCCGGCAGTAACCACCGATGTGGTGCTATTCACCATCCGCCAACGCACCCTATCTGTACTGCTGATCCAACGCGGCACCCCCCCCTGTCAAGGGATGTGGGCGTTACCGGGTGGATTTCTGGAAATTGATGAAGACCTTGAGACCTGTGCAAAACGGGAACTATACGAAGAGACAGGGATCGAGGGCGTCTATCTGGAACAACTCTACACCTTCGGTGATCCGCAACGGGACCCTCGGGAACGGGTAATCAGCGTCACCTATTTTGCCCTGAGCCAATCCGACAACCTCTCCCCTAAGGCCGCCAGCGATGCGGCGCTTGCAGACTGGTTCTCAATGAACGAGTTGCCACAGCTCGCATTTGATCATGCAAAGATTATCCAATTGGCACGTACCCGCTTATTGTCAAAGTTGGGCTACTCCACAATCGCTTTTCAAATGCTGCCGGAGTATTTCACCCTCAGTCAGTTGCAATCCGTGTATGAGATACTCCTCGATGAAAACCTGGACAAACGCAACTTCCGCAAGGGGATACTTGCCCGTAATATCATAAAGGAGACAGGCGAGTACTCCCGCCTGGGAAATCATCGGCCGGCTAAAACCTACCAGGTCGTCAATCCGTCCCAGGTCGAAATCATAAAATAG
- a CDS encoding potassium channel protein, with product MQGSARYTGLKGAVYNLLENPRAPIRPYFDIFMILLVLTTVWMLIYEVKNDLGLFGDLFEMIAVGIFIIEYLLRFWIFNDSHKVILERYERAEFINEPFRLWPALWHAVTGKLRYVIQPLAIIDLLAIIPSYRPLRFLRIFLLFRLFKLFRYTRSISEFVKVLSEKRIELVTLFIFMAFITFTAATAIFFFEADQQDAEITGFFDSVYWALVTMSTVGYGDITPHTTEGRVITLVLIIAGLGVISFFTSIIVSAFGEKIDEIRAHRIYSEVERKRIDTLVCGFGRVGQVVAERMAADKRPFIVIDPLEENVRIAKQRGHLAVVGDGEDTELLSSLGIEKRIRRLLCLTGDDVINVYITLSAKQLNPHIEIISRANHRENVSKLDRAGADYCVAPNEVFGLMAAQYAGQPVAFEAIYGLLTGQSQEGIEAVRIKHESVLVGRRMDSIDFKQRKLTPFGVIREESAETAEEHARYNLQGRCFFFNPKHNFTLYKDDLLVLLGHEYSVVHFRDCLERGTL from the coding sequence ATGCAGGGTTCCGCCCGCTACACGGGTTTGAAAGGGGCTGTCTATAATCTGCTGGAAAATCCACGCGCGCCGATCCGTCCCTATTTCGATATCTTCATGATCCTGCTCGTGCTGACCACGGTGTGGATGCTGATCTATGAAGTGAAAAATGACTTGGGGTTGTTTGGCGATCTGTTCGAGATGATCGCCGTTGGCATATTCATCATCGAGTATCTGTTGCGTTTCTGGATCTTCAATGACAGCCACAAGGTGATACTCGAGCGTTATGAGCGGGCCGAGTTTATCAATGAACCCTTCCGCCTCTGGCCGGCACTATGGCATGCAGTAACGGGTAAACTGCGATACGTCATCCAACCGCTGGCGATTATCGATCTGCTGGCGATTATTCCAAGCTACCGGCCGTTGCGCTTCCTGCGTATCTTTTTGCTGTTTCGTCTCTTCAAGCTGTTCCGCTACACCCGCAGTATCAGTGAATTCGTCAAGGTGCTATCCGAGAAGCGGATAGAATTGGTGACCCTGTTCATCTTCATGGCATTCATCACCTTTACCGCCGCCACAGCGATATTCTTCTTTGAGGCCGATCAGCAGGATGCCGAGATAACCGGTTTCTTTGACAGTGTATATTGGGCGCTGGTGACCATGTCTACGGTGGGATATGGCGACATAACACCCCATACCACCGAGGGTCGGGTTATCACTCTGGTACTGATCATTGCCGGCTTGGGCGTGATCTCATTTTTTACCTCGATCATCGTTTCCGCCTTCGGTGAGAAGATCGATGAAATTCGCGCCCATCGGATCTATTCCGAGGTGGAGCGCAAACGCATCGACACCCTGGTGTGCGGCTTTGGACGGGTAGGTCAGGTGGTCGCAGAGCGTATGGCTGCGGACAAACGTCCATTTATCGTGATAGATCCCCTGGAAGAGAATGTGCGCATCGCCAAGCAGCGAGGCCATCTGGCGGTGGTCGGGGATGGTGAGGATACCGAGCTGCTATCGAGTCTGGGTATCGAAAAGCGTATCCGGCGACTGCTGTGTCTCACAGGGGATGACGTGATCAACGTCTATATCACCCTTTCCGCAAAACAGTTGAATCCGCATATCGAGATTATCTCCCGCGCCAATCATCGGGAGAATGTTTCCAAGCTCGATCGTGCAGGGGCCGACTACTGCGTCGCTCCCAATGAGGTGTTCGGTCTGATGGCTGCCCAGTATGCCGGGCAACCGGTCGCTTTCGAGGCCATTTACGGACTCTTGACCGGACAATCCCAAGAGGGGATTGAGGCGGTGCGCATCAAGCATGAAAGTGTGTTGGTTGGGCGGCGTATGGATAGCATCGATTTCAAGCAGCGTAAACTGACACCCTTTGGCGTGATACGCGAAGAGAGTGCCGAAACGGCTGAAGAGCATGCCCGCTATAATCTGCAAGGGCGCTGCTTCTTCTTTAATCCGAAACACAATTTCACCCTCTACAAGGATGATCTGTTAGTCCTGCTGGGACATGAATACAGCGTGGTTCACTTCCGTGATTGTCTCGAAAGGGGAACCCTCTGA
- a CDS encoding sterol desaturase family protein, with amino-acid sequence MSDFILEHELSIRLTAFFAVFAIMALWEIASPCRELRYPRTKRWLGNIGIVILNSLVLRLLFPAAAVGMAAFTTHAGWGVLNAIALPFWLSAFIAVLVMDMVIYLQHVMVHAIPMLWRLHRVHHADPDYDLTTGARFHPIEIILSMLIKIATIAALGPPVVAVVIFEVLLNGMAMFNHANIRLPSHLDRVLRWIIVTPDMHRVHHSVEPNETNSNFGFNLSLWDRMMGTYCQQPRLGQQGMDIGLSSFRDPQITTRLTGMLMIPFLQDKDVYSINKRSWKSDRNPGDKQP; translated from the coding sequence ATGTCTGATTTTATCCTCGAGCATGAGCTGTCGATTCGACTAACGGCTTTTTTCGCAGTATTCGCCATCATGGCCCTGTGGGAGATAGCCTCGCCTTGCCGCGAACTGCGCTACCCCCGTACTAAACGCTGGTTGGGGAATATCGGTATTGTGATATTGAACTCACTGGTGTTGCGTTTACTCTTTCCGGCGGCGGCTGTGGGGATGGCGGCATTCACCACCCATGCCGGCTGGGGGGTCTTGAACGCCATCGCACTACCCTTCTGGTTAAGCGCCTTTATCGCGGTTCTGGTCATGGATATGGTGATCTATCTGCAACATGTAATGGTGCATGCAATTCCCATGTTGTGGCGTCTCCACCGGGTGCACCATGCCGACCCGGATTATGACCTTACCACCGGCGCCCGTTTTCACCCGATCGAGATCATCCTCTCAATGTTGATCAAGATCGCGACCATAGCCGCATTGGGCCCACCCGTGGTGGCGGTGGTAATATTCGAGGTATTGCTGAACGGCATGGCAATGTTCAACCATGCCAATATCAGACTGCCATCCCACCTCGACAGGGTATTACGCTGGATTATCGTGACACCGGATATGCATCGAGTACACCACTCGGTAGAACCGAACGAGACGAACAGCAACTTTGGTTTCAATCTCTCCCTTTGGGACAGGATGATGGGCACCTATTGCCAGCAACCCCGGCTTGGGCAGCAAGGGATGGATATCGGCCTCAGCTCCTTCAGAGACCCCCAAATTACGACCCGGCTCACGGGAATGCTGATGATTCCTTTTCTTCAGGACAAAGATGTCTACAGTATTAATAAGCGTTCTTGGAAGAGTGACAGGAACCCAGGAGATAAGCAGCCATGA
- a CDS encoding potassium channel family protein gives MSRLDTLIFGCSALGHEVAMQLAERGIQAYLYSNDMDEVGALLAKGAQAAVVDFKDDDKLREIGIGRWVKTIFCLFSEEPNNLFLTLSARALDADLKIVCVCESAASGERLKAAGATKVIDPYEISGHRVHERIARPYLVEMLESSLFGKHIDIAEIEMPEGSSLSGVVLNDLQLEKQFNLIITGVVDLELGNQLIFSNSGVSHRLHAGDILVVIGPDREISRLKQAVADNLLEPPPESRDL, from the coding sequence ATGAGCCGGCTCGATACCTTGATATTCGGTTGCAGCGCACTGGGACATGAGGTCGCGATGCAATTGGCGGAGCGTGGTATTCAGGCCTATCTCTACAGCAACGATATGGATGAGGTGGGCGCGCTGCTGGCCAAGGGAGCGCAGGCAGCCGTGGTCGATTTCAAGGATGATGACAAGCTGCGAGAAATCGGCATCGGCAGATGGGTGAAGACGATTTTCTGTCTCTTTTCCGAAGAACCGAACAATCTCTTTCTGACCCTATCCGCCAGGGCCCTGGATGCCGATCTCAAGATTGTCTGCGTGTGTGAATCAGCTGCGTCCGGGGAGCGCTTAAAGGCGGCGGGAGCGACAAAAGTAATCGATCCCTACGAGATCAGTGGTCACCGGGTGCATGAGCGTATTGCCAGACCCTATCTGGTGGAGATGCTGGAAAGCTCGCTGTTTGGCAAACATATCGATATCGCCGAGATAGAGATGCCCGAAGGCTCCAGCTTATCCGGTGTAGTGTTGAATGATCTGCAACTGGAAAAACAGTTCAATCTGATCATCACCGGTGTGGTTGACCTGGAGTTGGGGAATCAGCTGATCTTCTCCAACAGTGGCGTATCCCACCGCTTGCATGCAGGGGATATATTGGTCGTGATCGGGCCGGACCGGGAGATTTCCCGTCTCAAGCAGGCCGTTGCTGACAATTTATTGGAACCACCACCAGAATCCCGTGATCTATAG